The Theileria equi strain WA chromosome 2 map unlocalized gcontig_1105316255037, whole genome shotgun sequence genomic sequence TGCTCGGATCTATATCCAATTTTACACTtgtcatcctccatttttaatcGCAAGTCATACAGGAATTTCGGCATATACCCTTCCAACCACTCCATATTCTTAATTATTCCAGAGCCACATTTAGATAGCACCACCCAGTCATCTTTAACTGTGTGAGAATCCCTCCGTATGAACGGCATAGGAGAAGTAGTATAAATCCATGGTATTCCATATTTCTTCCTAAACACATCCCCACTTGATCCTTTGCTCATTCTGATCGTTTAGACTTACCTTATAATGGGAAACTTTGGAATTAAATGGACATTTGTAATATCATCAATTATCCTCCTCTTGTATGATAGCCTTTTTAGACCTTCTAAAACGACCAAAGCTTCGTTCAACTCCATATATTTGATCTGCTTTTCAAAGTAGTAGATGAGTTTCTCAAGCAGCGAATTTGCCTCTGAGAGTTCATTTATGAGTTCCAAATCCAAGTGAGATAGagaaaagaataaagtaGCCTTGCCTAGACATTTACATGTACATTGTAACGGTGGATAACATGGAGAGTATAATCTAGCTAGGGGCATACAAAACTCACTTTTAATATCCAAATCATTATATCTTTCATTAATCTTTTCTAAAAGTGCTCTAATTAGCTCAAACTCTAGACTTTTATTTGATATTACAAGGGAGAATACGTCTATAAAAACGACGTGCATAAATAAAACTTGAAGAATAAACAACATACCTATCAAATGACCCAAGTGTATACTAGATAAATTACCAATATCTTTAGCCAAATCGTTAGCATGCTCGTTTATCAAATCTTGCATCCC encodes the following:
- a CDS encoding hypothetical protein (encoded by transcript BEWA_036890A), with translation MTFLSVKLALELWTKDALQEELVEGMQDLINEHANDLAKDIGNLSSIHLGHLIGMLFILQVLFMHVVFIDVFSLVISNKSLEFELIRALLEKINERYNDLDIKSKATLFFSLSHLDLELINELSEANSLLEKLIYYFEKQIKYMELNEALVVLEGLKRLSYKRRIIDDITNVHLIPKFPIIR